Proteins co-encoded in one Microbacterium hydrocarbonoxydans genomic window:
- a CDS encoding (2Fe-2S)-binding protein, whose product MTRTRTDDIEPASGIEFDGTPVPFTPGQTIGGALAGAGIVSWRTTRRDHAPRGLFCGIGVCFDCLVTVDGVRSQRACLVEACAGQVVQSSDPDEPLALPEPLAPPADPSAEEPHV is encoded by the coding sequence ATGACCCGCACGCGCACAGACGACATCGAACCCGCCTCCGGCATCGAGTTCGACGGCACCCCGGTGCCGTTCACACCGGGGCAGACGATCGGCGGCGCCCTCGCCGGGGCGGGCATCGTCTCGTGGCGCACGACCCGTCGCGACCACGCTCCACGCGGACTCTTCTGCGGCATCGGAGTGTGCTTCGACTGCCTCGTGACGGTCGACGGAGTGCGCAGCCAGCGCGCCTGCCTCGTCGAGGCGTGCGCGGGCCAGGTCGTGCAGAGCTCCGACCCCGACGAGCCGCTGGCGCTGCCCGAGCCGCTGGCGCCGCCCGCCGACCCGAGTGCGGAGGAGCCTCATGTCTGA
- a CDS encoding FAD-dependent oxidoreductase → MTRSTARADVVIVGAGVVGAATAYFAAASGLRTIIVERGSIASGTSSRCEGNILVSDKEVGPELELSLYSQRVWREDLAEHADLWEFESKGGLVVAGSAGSMAGLAALVEHQRELGIRAEMIDGNAGLREVEPYINPALVGGAFYPDDAQVQPLLATHHLLKLAIAHGAELHTRTSVHSILTDHGRAVGVDTSVGRISAGAVVNCAGPWSGEVAALAGVHLPVLPRRGFVLVTEPVPITVHHKVYAAEYVGDVASSDAGLQVSPVVEGTPSGTILLGASRERVGFDRSFSAEAVARIAASGLGLFPALRDVGVQRAYSGFRPYCPDHLPAIGEDARLPGLWHAAGHEGAGVGLSVGTGKLLSQALRSQATDLDLTPFRPERLEGLVAA, encoded by the coding sequence GTGACTCGATCGACAGCACGCGCCGACGTCGTGATCGTCGGGGCGGGAGTCGTCGGCGCCGCGACGGCGTATTTCGCGGCGGCATCCGGGCTCCGCACCATCATCGTCGAGCGCGGTTCGATCGCCTCGGGAACGAGCAGTCGCTGTGAGGGCAACATCCTCGTCTCCGACAAGGAGGTGGGTCCTGAGCTCGAGCTGTCGCTCTATTCGCAGCGCGTGTGGCGGGAAGATCTCGCCGAGCACGCCGACCTGTGGGAGTTCGAGTCCAAGGGCGGTCTCGTCGTCGCCGGCAGCGCGGGCAGCATGGCGGGGCTCGCCGCCCTCGTCGAGCATCAGCGCGAGCTCGGCATCCGTGCCGAGATGATCGACGGCAACGCCGGGCTGCGCGAGGTCGAGCCCTACATCAACCCCGCACTCGTCGGCGGCGCGTTCTATCCCGACGACGCGCAGGTGCAGCCGCTGCTGGCCACCCACCACCTGCTGAAGCTCGCGATCGCGCACGGCGCCGAGCTGCACACCAGGACCTCGGTGCACAGCATCCTCACCGATCACGGTCGTGCGGTCGGCGTCGACACGTCTGTCGGCCGCATCTCGGCCGGCGCCGTGGTCAACTGCGCGGGCCCCTGGAGCGGCGAGGTCGCAGCGCTCGCCGGAGTGCACCTGCCCGTGCTGCCCCGGCGCGGCTTCGTGCTGGTCACCGAGCCCGTGCCGATCACGGTGCACCACAAGGTCTACGCCGCCGAGTACGTCGGAGATGTCGCCAGCTCGGATGCCGGTCTGCAGGTCTCGCCGGTCGTCGAGGGCACCCCGAGCGGCACGATCCTCCTCGGCGCCAGCCGCGAGCGCGTCGGCTTCGACCGATCGTTCTCGGCCGAGGCGGTCGCGCGCATCGCCGCGAGCGGGCTGGGGCTGTTCCCGGCGCTGCGCGACGTGGGGGTGCAGCGCGCATACTCGGGATTCCGACCGTACTGCCCCGATCACCTTCCGGCGATCGGAGAGGACGCTCGACTGCCGGGACTCTGGCACGCTGCAGGGCACGAGGGCGCGGGCGTCGGCCTCTCGGTCGGCACCGGCAAGCTGCTCTCGCAGGCGCTGCGATCACAGGCGACCGACCTCGACCTGACTCCCTTCCGCCCCGAACGACTCGAAGGACTCGTCGCCGCATGA
- a CDS encoding NAD(P)/FAD-dependent oxidoreductase has translation MSEQSIPASDQPLADVAVVGAGPAGLSAAVVAAEHGLQVVLIDAGRQTGGQYWRHPDERHRDAFVAPESTGHHHWHHYTDLRDRLAASVASGRIRHLAGRQVWRTDGFDDRVALRTSAVSGADALPLAERTTWARRLVIATGAYDRQLPVPGWTLPGVMAAGGVQAMLKANQVRAGRRAVVAGTGPFLLSVAAGLAEAGVEVVEVVDANALSRWVATPLRALQEPGKLGEGVQYAATFLRHRVPLRTRTIVTAVRGTGRASEVELARVDGKGRVRPGSTRTVTADLVAFGWGFTPQLELAVGLGLRTRIDVDGSLVIDVDDDLRASDPLVFAAGEVTGIGGAIASCAEGELAGAAVAQDLGLTTDARRMARHRRRLRRGRRFAIGMHRASPVPEAWDEWLTPETHICRCEEVTAAEVTDAVDGLRADDARDVRVTARPGMGLCQGRVCGFALSKLVATGTGGVVDAPALESLTNRQVGVPVSLGDLAALVPHHPNQEES, from the coding sequence ATGTCTGAGCAGAGCATCCCGGCATCCGATCAGCCTCTCGCCGATGTCGCCGTCGTGGGCGCCGGACCGGCCGGCCTGAGCGCCGCGGTCGTCGCCGCCGAACACGGCCTGCAGGTCGTGCTGATCGACGCTGGTCGTCAGACCGGCGGGCAGTACTGGCGTCACCCCGACGAGCGTCATCGCGACGCCTTCGTCGCGCCCGAGAGCACCGGCCACCACCACTGGCACCACTACACCGATCTGCGCGACCGGCTCGCGGCATCCGTGGCATCCGGTCGCATCCGGCATCTCGCCGGACGCCAGGTGTGGCGCACCGACGGTTTCGACGACCGGGTGGCGCTGCGCACCAGCGCCGTGAGCGGCGCCGACGCCCTGCCGCTCGCCGAGCGCACCACCTGGGCGCGTCGACTCGTGATCGCGACAGGGGCCTACGACAGGCAGCTGCCCGTGCCCGGATGGACGCTGCCCGGAGTCATGGCCGCCGGTGGCGTGCAGGCGATGCTCAAGGCCAACCAGGTGCGGGCCGGGCGTCGCGCCGTGGTGGCCGGCACCGGTCCCTTCCTGCTGTCGGTCGCCGCGGGACTCGCCGAGGCTGGGGTCGAGGTGGTCGAGGTCGTCGACGCGAACGCCCTCTCGCGTTGGGTGGCCACTCCGCTGCGTGCGCTGCAGGAGCCGGGCAAGCTGGGGGAGGGCGTGCAGTACGCCGCCACCTTCCTGCGCCACCGGGTGCCCCTGCGCACGCGCACGATCGTCACGGCCGTGCGCGGCACCGGGCGGGCGTCCGAGGTCGAGCTGGCCCGCGTAGACGGAAAGGGACGCGTGCGTCCGGGCTCGACGCGCACCGTGACCGCCGACCTCGTCGCCTTCGGGTGGGGGTTCACGCCGCAGCTCGAACTGGCCGTCGGCCTGGGCCTGCGCACTCGCATCGACGTCGACGGATCGCTCGTGATCGACGTCGACGACGACCTGCGCGCATCCGATCCGCTCGTCTTCGCGGCGGGCGAGGTCACCGGCATCGGCGGAGCCATCGCGTCGTGCGCCGAAGGAGAGCTCGCGGGAGCCGCCGTCGCACAGGATCTCGGCCTCACGACCGACGCCCGACGTATGGCGCGGCATCGCCGGCGTCTGCGGCGCGGACGGCGCTTCGCGATCGGCATGCACCGGGCAAGCCCCGTGCCCGAGGCATGGGATGAGTGGCTGACCCCCGAGACCCACATCTGCCGCTGCGAAGAGGTGACCGCGGCCGAGGTGACCGATGCCGTCGACGGACTCCGCGCTGACGACGCCAGAGACGTGCGGGTCACCGCCCGCCCCGGAATGGGGCTCTGCCAGGGGCGGGTGTGCGGATTCGCCCTCTCCAAGCTCGTCGCCACCGGAACCGGAGGCGTCGTCGACGCCCCCGCCCTCGAATCCTTGACCAATCGACAGGTGGGCGTGCCCGTGTCGCTCGGCGATCTCGCCGCGCTCGTGCCGCATCACCCGAACCAGGAGGAGTCATGA
- a CDS encoding dihydrodipicolinate synthase family protein: protein MTEKKPWHGVNLATTLPINPDLSVNYDAYAEHIRFTTDNGVTGIIPNGSLGEYQTLTEEERKRVYLTAVEASPEGVAVIPGVGAYGALESVRFTEHAAEHGAPAVMLLPPNAYRASDDEVVDHYRRVAAVGLPILAYNNPIDTKIDLRPELLARLFDEGLIVSVKEFSGDVRNAYAIRELAPGLDISIGSDDVVLELGINGAVGWVAGYPNAIPASTVELYNLSTSGDPASWAKAHEMYRDLHPLLRWDSKTWFVQAIKLSQEVAGVAPAGITTRPPRLPLPDEVRTRIIADTEAVLAKGYR, encoded by the coding sequence ATGACCGAAAAGAAGCCGTGGCACGGCGTCAACCTCGCCACGACCCTGCCGATCAACCCCGATCTCTCCGTCAACTACGACGCGTATGCCGAGCACATCCGCTTCACCACCGACAACGGCGTGACCGGCATCATCCCCAACGGCTCGCTCGGTGAGTACCAGACGCTCACCGAAGAGGAGCGCAAGCGCGTCTACCTCACCGCGGTCGAGGCGTCGCCCGAGGGCGTGGCCGTGATCCCCGGAGTCGGCGCTTACGGAGCGCTGGAGAGCGTGCGGTTCACCGAGCACGCCGCCGAGCACGGCGCACCCGCCGTCATGCTGCTGCCCCCGAACGCCTACCGCGCGAGCGACGACGAGGTCGTCGACCACTATCGCCGCGTCGCCGCCGTGGGTCTGCCGATCCTCGCGTACAACAACCCGATCGACACCAAGATCGACCTGCGCCCCGAGCTGCTCGCGCGTCTGTTCGACGAGGGCCTGATCGTCTCGGTCAAGGAGTTCTCGGGCGACGTGCGCAACGCCTACGCGATCCGCGAGCTGGCACCGGGCCTCGACATCTCGATCGGCTCCGACGACGTCGTGCTCGAGCTCGGCATCAACGGCGCGGTCGGCTGGGTCGCCGGCTACCCCAACGCCATCCCGGCATCCACCGTCGAGCTCTACAACCTCTCGACCTCGGGCGACCCCGCCAGCTGGGCCAAGGCGCACGAGATGTACCGCGACCTGCACCCGCTGCTGCGCTGGGACTCGAAGACCTGGTTCGTGCAGGCCATCAAGCTCTCGCAGGAGGTCGCCGGTGTCGCCCCCGCGGGCATCACGACGCGCCCGCCGCGCCTGCCGCTCCCCGACGAGGTGCGCACGCGTATCATCGCCGACACCGAGGCCGTTCTGGCCAAGGGCTACCGCTGA
- a CDS encoding GntR family transcriptional regulator: MSGSDTRSLVRLSKQPSVRDTVTRALRSAIISGEMQPGRVYSAPSLGEEFGTSATPIREAMLDLVREGLVVAMPNRGFRVTEVSSHDLAEVTELRLFLEPPAVEKATPLIPESAFADLRGKAEEIVIAADRGDLVEYLSADSDFHLAILQYAGNARLTQLIQSLRSQTRLFGLAELYERGHLTSSAKEHHTIMDAIEARDAVKARDLVFSHIEHVRGDWSGHTVGEPHPAEANG, translated from the coding sequence ATGTCCGGAAGTGACACGCGCAGCCTCGTACGGCTCAGCAAGCAGCCCAGCGTTCGCGACACGGTCACCCGTGCCCTGCGCTCGGCGATCATCAGCGGCGAGATGCAGCCGGGCCGCGTGTACTCGGCGCCGAGCCTCGGCGAGGAGTTCGGCACGTCGGCCACGCCGATCCGCGAGGCGATGCTCGACCTGGTGCGCGAAGGACTCGTCGTCGCGATGCCCAACCGCGGCTTCCGCGTGACCGAGGTGTCGTCGCACGACCTGGCCGAGGTCACCGAGCTGCGTCTGTTCCTCGAGCCGCCCGCTGTCGAGAAGGCGACGCCTCTGATCCCCGAGTCCGCATTCGCCGATCTCCGTGGCAAGGCCGAGGAGATCGTCATCGCCGCCGACCGCGGCGACCTCGTCGAGTACCTCAGCGCCGACAGCGACTTCCACCTCGCGATCCTGCAGTACGCCGGCAACGCCAGGCTCACCCAGCTCATCCAGTCGCTGCGCTCGCAGACGCGCCTGTTCGGCCTCGCCGAGCTGTACGAGCGGGGTCACCTCACCAGCTCCGCCAAGGAGCACCACACGATCATGGATGCGATCGAGGCGCGCGACGCGGTGAAGGCGCGCGACCTCGTGTTCTCGCACATCGAGCACGTGCGCGGCGACTGGTCGGGGCACACGGTGGGCGAACCCCACCCCGCGGAGGCGAACGGCTAG
- a CDS encoding beta-L-arabinofuranosidase domain-containing protein has translation MTARETTMSASGLLSSAQLRPFPLDRVQIGDDSVFARAKNQMLHLARVYPVDRLLAVFRANAGLDTRGALAPGNWEDFGHPREQAWGEHDYPGRENAQTANLLRGHYAGHFLSMLSLAYAGEGDETLRAKVDEFVAGLGEVQRALAATGRYSHPGFLAAYGEWQFSRLEDYAPYGEIWAPYYTTHKIMAGLLDAYELAGSTEARDIAVSMGRWVAHRLTRLDHERIQRMWSLYIAGEYGGMNETMARLSVVADEPLFLDVARLFDQDDLIAAGAERRDVLTDMHANQHLPQLIGYLHEYDLTGESRYLDAVLGLWDQIVPGRTFAHGGTGESELWGPPGTVAGDIGHRNAETCATYNLLKIARHLFALTRDARFMAYYERGVLNHILASRRDVDSDTSPEVAYMFPVNPGTVAEYDNIGTCCGGTGLENHVKYQDTIFFTSAHPDADADAELWVNLFAPATLDWREQRATVRMQTTQPLGGVTELRIDGDDFVDGTALTLRIRVPEWAVETPTLSVSSRAGAEETIMAPIDDGYLVVRRPWAAGEVLRIESRAALRAVPTPDDPALQSIEFGPSVLVARSDATTTLDLALAQRRRLDGSVRADGSSSADGADSAEAVEAALRSEGVVHIAGVRFEPVWTGSDERYHMYVRASGAEIGFVSAETGVPVRVRHDGTSLLDDIWREPAPATRAHFLDRVSQTATAARRDGLLSHSELVEVLRAAATADVDGLGPHPIAAVVETDPATATDAVTWRESADADGVRLVEWLVPRALADAPIAPSVAITTGVLPAPSGWFTEVPMITVTADDLSGVGGLNVEVSLGEGEWMPYTAPFPLPGDGEHRVRARATDASGAVGHAARDIAVDTGAPISQATVRRLGSSVEITLTATDEVSGVERIQWEGPGTFWATFQEAFVRALSDDEQVIEFAATDRAGNEEPRQRLILPARGVVS, from the coding sequence ATGACCGCGCGCGAGACGACGATGTCGGCCTCCGGCCTCCTCTCGTCGGCTCAGCTGCGGCCCTTCCCGCTCGATCGCGTGCAGATCGGCGACGACAGCGTCTTCGCGCGTGCGAAGAACCAGATGCTGCACCTCGCCCGGGTGTATCCGGTCGATCGGCTGCTCGCGGTCTTCCGCGCGAACGCCGGACTCGACACCCGTGGCGCCCTGGCTCCCGGCAACTGGGAGGACTTCGGTCACCCGCGCGAGCAGGCGTGGGGCGAGCACGACTACCCGGGTCGAGAGAACGCGCAGACGGCCAACCTGCTGCGCGGCCACTATGCCGGTCACTTCCTGTCGATGCTGTCGCTCGCCTACGCGGGCGAGGGTGACGAGACGCTGCGCGCCAAGGTCGACGAGTTCGTCGCCGGGCTCGGCGAGGTGCAGCGCGCGCTCGCCGCGACCGGGCGCTACTCGCACCCCGGTTTTCTCGCCGCCTACGGCGAGTGGCAGTTCTCGCGGCTCGAAGACTATGCGCCCTACGGCGAGATCTGGGCGCCGTACTACACGACCCACAAGATCATGGCCGGGCTGCTCGACGCCTACGAGCTGGCGGGCAGCACCGAGGCGCGCGACATCGCGGTGTCGATGGGGCGCTGGGTCGCCCACCGGCTGACACGGCTCGACCACGAGCGCATCCAGCGCATGTGGTCGCTGTACATCGCCGGTGAGTACGGCGGCATGAACGAGACGATGGCGCGGCTGAGCGTCGTCGCCGACGAGCCGCTGTTCCTCGACGTCGCGCGGCTCTTCGACCAGGACGACCTGATCGCTGCCGGCGCCGAACGGCGCGACGTGCTCACCGACATGCACGCGAACCAGCACCTGCCGCAGCTCATCGGCTACCTGCACGAGTACGACCTCACGGGCGAGAGCCGCTACCTCGACGCCGTGCTGGGCCTGTGGGACCAGATCGTGCCGGGGCGCACCTTCGCGCACGGCGGCACGGGCGAGAGCGAGCTCTGGGGGCCTCCCGGCACGGTCGCGGGCGATATCGGACACCGCAATGCCGAGACCTGCGCCACCTACAACCTGCTCAAGATCGCGCGGCACCTGTTCGCCCTCACCCGCGATGCGCGGTTCATGGCGTACTACGAGCGGGGAGTGCTGAACCACATCCTCGCCTCGCGACGAGACGTCGACTCCGACACGAGTCCCGAGGTCGCGTACATGTTCCCCGTGAACCCGGGCACGGTCGCCGAATACGACAACATCGGCACATGCTGCGGCGGCACGGGGCTCGAGAACCACGTCAAGTACCAGGACACGATCTTCTTCACGTCGGCGCACCCGGATGCGGATGCGGATGCGGAACTGTGGGTCAACCTGTTCGCGCCGGCCACGCTCGACTGGCGCGAGCAGCGCGCGACGGTGCGGATGCAGACCACGCAGCCCCTCGGCGGCGTCACCGAGCTGCGCATCGACGGCGACGACTTCGTCGACGGCACCGCGCTGACCCTGCGCATCCGCGTGCCGGAGTGGGCCGTCGAGACGCCGACCCTCAGCGTGAGCTCTCGAGCCGGGGCCGAGGAGACGATCATGGCTCCGATCGACGACGGATACCTGGTCGTGCGGCGACCGTGGGCGGCCGGCGAGGTGCTGCGCATCGAGAGCCGTGCCGCTCTGCGCGCCGTGCCGACCCCCGATGACCCGGCGCTGCAGTCGATCGAGTTCGGTCCGTCGGTGCTGGTCGCCCGGTCGGATGCGACGACCACCCTCGACCTCGCGCTCGCCCAGCGTCGCCGGCTCGACGGCTCGGTGCGCGCCGACGGCAGCAGCTCCGCCGACGGGGCGGATTCGGCGGAGGCGGTCGAGGCCGCTCTGCGATCCGAGGGCGTCGTGCACATCGCCGGGGTGCGGTTCGAACCCGTCTGGACCGGCAGCGACGAGCGGTACCACATGTACGTGCGGGCATCCGGAGCGGAGATCGGATTCGTCAGCGCCGAGACCGGCGTGCCGGTGCGTGTGCGCCACGACGGCACGTCGCTGCTCGATGACATCTGGCGCGAACCCGCCCCCGCGACCCGAGCCCACTTCCTCGACCGCGTCAGCCAGACGGCGACCGCTGCCCGTCGCGATGGGCTGCTGTCGCACAGCGAGCTCGTCGAGGTGCTGCGCGCGGCGGCCACCGCCGACGTCGACGGCCTCGGCCCGCATCCGATCGCCGCGGTGGTCGAGACAGACCCCGCGACCGCGACCGACGCCGTGACCTGGCGTGAGAGCGCCGACGCCGACGGCGTCCGCCTGGTCGAGTGGCTCGTGCCCCGGGCGCTCGCCGATGCGCCGATCGCGCCGTCGGTCGCGATCACGACCGGAGTGCTGCCCGCCCCGTCGGGCTGGTTCACCGAGGTGCCCATGATCACCGTGACCGCCGACGACCTCTCGGGAGTCGGCGGACTGAACGTCGAGGTGTCGCTGGGCGAAGGGGAGTGGATGCCGTACACGGCGCCGTTCCCGCTGCCGGGCGACGGCGAGCATCGCGTGCGGGCACGGGCGACCGATGCCTCGGGCGCGGTGGGGCACGCAGCGCGCGACATCGCCGTCGACACGGGCGCACCGATCTCGCAGGCGACCGTGCGGCGGCTCGGGTCCAGCGTAGAGATCACGCTGACCGCCACCGACGAGGTGTCGGGCGTCGAACGCATCCAGTGGGAGGGGCCGGGCACGTTCTGGGCGACGTTCCAAGAGGCCTTCGTGCGCGCGCTCTCCGACGACGAGCAGGTCATCGAGTTCGCGGCCACCGACAGGGCGGGCAACGAAGAGCCCCGTCAGCGGCTGATTCTTCCTGCCCGCGGAGTCGTCTCGTGA
- a CDS encoding proline racemase family protein: protein MRAQRIFHAVDSHTEGMPTRVIVGGVGVMPGSTMEERRQWFMANSDDLRLLLMNEPRGHSAMSGAILQPPTRPDADFGVLYIEVSGCLPMCGHGTIGVATVLVETGMVPVVEPVTTIRLDTPAGLVIAEVQVSDGHADSVTLRNVPSFAVALDQVVDVPGIGAVEYDLAFGGNFYAIVSLEQIGLPFDRSHKDQLLSAGLAIMQAIEAQGEPVHPVDPTIRGCHHVYLKAPGSTALHSRHAMAIYPGWFDRSPCGTGTSARMAQLHARGELPLDQDFVNESFIGTRFTGRLVETTEVAGIPAVIPTITGRAWVTGTAQYMLDPSDPFPQGFVL from the coding sequence ATGCGAGCACAACGCATCTTCCACGCCGTCGACTCCCACACCGAGGGGATGCCGACGCGTGTGATCGTCGGCGGCGTCGGAGTGATGCCGGGGTCGACGATGGAGGAGCGCCGGCAGTGGTTCATGGCCAACAGCGATGACCTCCGTCTGCTGCTCATGAACGAGCCCCGCGGTCACAGCGCCATGAGCGGAGCGATCCTGCAGCCGCCGACGCGACCGGATGCCGACTTCGGCGTGCTCTATATAGAGGTGTCGGGGTGCCTGCCCATGTGCGGGCACGGCACGATCGGAGTGGCGACCGTGCTCGTCGAGACGGGCATGGTCCCGGTCGTCGAGCCGGTCACCACGATCCGCCTCGACACGCCCGCGGGCCTCGTGATCGCCGAGGTGCAGGTCTCCGACGGGCACGCCGACAGCGTCACGCTGCGCAACGTGCCCTCGTTCGCCGTGGCGCTCGACCAGGTCGTCGACGTGCCGGGCATCGGCGCGGTCGAGTACGACCTCGCCTTCGGCGGCAACTTCTATGCGATCGTCTCGCTCGAGCAGATCGGTCTGCCCTTCGACCGCTCGCACAAGGATCAGCTGCTCTCGGCCGGACTCGCGATCATGCAGGCGATCGAGGCGCAGGGCGAGCCCGTGCATCCGGTCGACCCGACGATCCGCGGGTGCCATCACGTGTATCTGAAGGCGCCGGGGTCCACCGCGCTGCACTCGCGGCACGCCATGGCGATCTATCCCGGATGGTTCGACCGCTCGCCGTGCGGCACCGGCACGAGCGCCCGCATGGCACAGCTGCACGCCCGCGGTGAGCTGCCGCTCGACCAGGACTTCGTCAACGAATCGTTCATCGGCACGCGCTTCACCGGCCGACTCGTCGAGACGACCGAGGTCGCCGGCATCCCCGCCGTCATCCCGACCATCACCGGCCGGGCCTGGGTGACGGGAACCGCGCAGTACATGCTCGACCCGAGCGATCCCTTCCCGCAGGGGTTCGTGCTGTGA
- a CDS encoding ornithine cyclodeaminase family protein, with amino-acid sequence MTSVPVIGVDEIDAAIDRRRAVEAIAQALHDGVDIESDAPRLFSPLDSGEFLLMPTQSPEHAGIKVVTIAPHNTERGLPKIQAWYLVFDAQTLSPLAILEGAHLTTLRTPAVTAVAIRGMLHADPRGARQRIDSLAVLGSGPQAEAHVRTLVDLLPVGEVSIVGRTPSRTAGLVERLRADGIRAEGVEADAGADALLAADVVIAATSSSIPVLSRADVGDHAVVAAIGSHGTAHRELSADLMTDADLVVEARASAFRENGNLLQARELAAWQAGAQSVTNLRELVAGAFVRREARPAVYTGVGMSWEDLAVVAQILKSAQGADASPRRGNTDVRK; translated from the coding sequence GTGACCTCGGTTCCCGTGATCGGCGTCGACGAGATCGACGCGGCGATCGACCGACGCCGCGCGGTCGAGGCCATCGCCCAGGCGCTGCACGACGGGGTCGACATCGAATCCGACGCCCCGCGCCTGTTCAGCCCGCTCGACAGCGGCGAGTTCCTGCTCATGCCGACCCAGTCGCCCGAGCATGCGGGCATCAAGGTCGTCACCATCGCACCGCACAACACCGAGCGGGGGCTGCCGAAGATCCAGGCCTGGTATCTGGTCTTCGACGCTCAGACGCTGAGCCCGCTCGCGATCCTCGAGGGGGCCCACCTGACCACGCTCCGCACGCCCGCGGTCACGGCGGTCGCGATCAGAGGGATGCTGCACGCCGATCCGCGCGGAGCGAGGCAGCGCATCGACTCGCTCGCCGTGCTCGGCTCGGGTCCGCAGGCCGAGGCGCATGTGCGCACCCTCGTCGACCTCCTGCCGGTGGGCGAGGTGAGCATCGTGGGTCGCACGCCGAGCCGCACGGCCGGACTCGTCGAACGGCTCAGAGCCGACGGCATCCGGGCAGAGGGCGTCGAGGCAGACGCGGGAGCGGATGCACTGCTCGCCGCCGACGTCGTCATCGCCGCCACCTCTTCGAGCATCCCGGTGCTGAGCCGCGCCGACGTCGGCGATCATGCCGTCGTCGCGGCGATCGGCTCGCACGGCACCGCGCATCGCGAGCTCTCCGCAGACCTGATGACCGATGCCGATCTGGTCGTCGAGGCGCGCGCATCGGCCTTCCGCGAGAACGGCAACCTGCTGCAGGCCCGAGAGCTCGCCGCCTGGCAGGCGGGTGCGCAGTCGGTGACGAATCTGCGAGAGTTGGTCGCGGGTGCGTTCGTGCGCCGTGAGGCTCGGCCGGCCGTCTATACGGGCGTCGGAATGAGCTGGGAGGATCTCGCCGTCGTGGCGCAGATCCTGAAGTCGGCGCAGGGCGCCGATGCATCGCCTCGGAGAGGGAACACAGATGTCCGGAAGTGA